A genomic segment from Pectinophora gossypiella chromosome 3, ilPecGoss1.1, whole genome shotgun sequence encodes:
- the LOC126382113 gene encoding inactive ubiquitin carboxyl-terminal hydrolase MINDY-4B isoform X4 — MERIVRENSTASNEERVLYARNKYPPGSKPAVVGGKPITEELAMELRLTIFGTASCPPRGEWVRSPLVMRPADQPLGYGLAAPRNGCRSLLAGLQAHIIKWLLFDSRPIAKDNKSSLPPDTYLRPSEERQDEATWRACSEIIWRCAGGFNPQPGVEPTAIIALPTDNSYVPHSTQYYQDQITETVGGALLHLFEFKNLEDVQIFVKRYLHLFQAEEGPGALLLLYAVVLTRGCENVKKDLDGKLTYLVSSHVEGSLNIVTLILTGRATPYLHNGVVYVGDEDHYAMPQFGVLSRSPVGLLVWYGGDESGSKNINKSNPGSRLKTPALPIWVTSCAGHYGILFNTNRELLRNYHAERRFDIHYYTCGGCHVLLNVDTRAHDESSSTMRNDDISATPLEKLIHTKWQDAKITWTGPGPTETPK, encoded by the exons ATGGAGAGGATAGTGAGAGAAAATTCTACTGCGTCGAACGAAG aacgaGTACTGTATGCTCGTAACAAGTACCCGCCGGGGTCCAAGCCTGCGGTCGTAGGAGGCAAGCCCATTACCGAAGAACTGGCTATG GAACTTCGCCTGACCATCTTCGGAACGGCGTCTTGTCCCCCGCGTGGAGAGTGGGTCCGTTCTCCCCTCGTCATGAGACCGGCAGACCAACCACTTGGCTACGGCCTCGCTGCTCCTCGTAACGGATGCAG GTCTCTGTTGGCTGGTCTTCAAGCTCACATCATCAAGTGGCTTCTGTTTGACTCCAGGCCTATTGCTAAAGATAATAAGAGTTCTTTACCGCCTGACAC CTACCTTCGGCCTTCAGAAGAGCGCCAAGACGAAGCGACATGGAGGGCTTGCAGTGAGATCATTTGGCGGTGCGCTGGCGGCTTCAATCCCCAACCGGGAGTAGAACCCACGGCTATCATAGCGCTACCCACTGATAACAGCTACGTGCCTCACAGCACTCAGTATTACCAAGATCAGATTACCGAGACG GTAGGTGGTGCGTTG CTGCACTTATTTGAGTTCAAGAATTTGGAAGATGTTCAGATCTTCGTGAAACGATATCTTCACTTG TTTCAAGCGGAAGAAGGGCCTGGAGCTTTGTTGCTGCTATATGCTGTGGTTCTTACGCGAGGGTGTGAAAA TGTCAAGAAGGATCTAGATGGAAAGCTGACGTACTTGGTGTCTTCTCACGTGGAGGGTTCCCTGAACATCGTGACCCTCATTCTGACCGGGCGAGCTACTCCGTATCTTCACAATGGAGTTGTTTACGTCGGTGATGAGGATCATTAC GCAATGCCTCAATTTGGAGTGTTATCCCGAAGTCCAGTGGGGTTGCTGGTGTGGTATGGTGGAGACGAATCTGGATCCAAGAACATCAATAAGTCCAACCCTGGATCCCGACTGAAGACTCCAGCTTTGCCTATTTGG GTAACAAGTTGCGCAGGACACTATGGGATACTATTTAATACCAACCGCGAGCTTCTTAGAAACTACCACGCTGAACGACG GTTCGACATCCACTACTACACGTGTGGTGGTTGCCACGTGCTGCTCAATGTTGACACTCGTGCGCACGACGAGTCATCCAGTACCATGAGAAACGACGACATCAGTGCTACTCCGCTTGAGAAACTTATACATACCAA GTGGCAAGACGCTAAGATCACTTGGACCGGACCTGGACCTACCGAAACTCCAAAATAA
- the LOC126382113 gene encoding inactive ubiquitin carboxyl-terminal hydrolase MINDY-4B isoform X5, translating into MRKFLGTSQEECFERVLYARNKYPPGSKPAVVGGKPITEELAMELRLTIFGTASCPPRGEWVRSPLVMRPADQPLGYGLAAPRNGCRSLLAGLQAHIIKWLLFDSRPIAKDNKSSLPPDTYLRPSEERQDEATWRACSEIIWRCAGGFNPQPGVEPTAIIALPTDNSYVPHSTQYYQDQITETVGGALLHLFEFKNLEDVQIFVKRYLHLFQAEEGPGALLLLYAVVLTRGCENVKKDLDGKLTYLVSSHVEGSLNIVTLILTGRATPYLHNGVVYVGDEDHYAMPQFGVLSRSPVGLLVWYGGDESGSKNINKSNPGSRLKTPALPIWVTSCAGHYGILFNTNRELLRNYHAERRFDIHYYTCGGCHVLLNVDTRAHDESSSTMRNDDISATPLEKLIHTKWQDAKITWTGPGPTETPK; encoded by the exons ATGAGAAAATTTCTTGGGACGTCGCAAGAGGAGTGTTTCG aacgaGTACTGTATGCTCGTAACAAGTACCCGCCGGGGTCCAAGCCTGCGGTCGTAGGAGGCAAGCCCATTACCGAAGAACTGGCTATG GAACTTCGCCTGACCATCTTCGGAACGGCGTCTTGTCCCCCGCGTGGAGAGTGGGTCCGTTCTCCCCTCGTCATGAGACCGGCAGACCAACCACTTGGCTACGGCCTCGCTGCTCCTCGTAACGGATGCAG GTCTCTGTTGGCTGGTCTTCAAGCTCACATCATCAAGTGGCTTCTGTTTGACTCCAGGCCTATTGCTAAAGATAATAAGAGTTCTTTACCGCCTGACAC CTACCTTCGGCCTTCAGAAGAGCGCCAAGACGAAGCGACATGGAGGGCTTGCAGTGAGATCATTTGGCGGTGCGCTGGCGGCTTCAATCCCCAACCGGGAGTAGAACCCACGGCTATCATAGCGCTACCCACTGATAACAGCTACGTGCCTCACAGCACTCAGTATTACCAAGATCAGATTACCGAGACG GTAGGTGGTGCGTTG CTGCACTTATTTGAGTTCAAGAATTTGGAAGATGTTCAGATCTTCGTGAAACGATATCTTCACTTG TTTCAAGCGGAAGAAGGGCCTGGAGCTTTGTTGCTGCTATATGCTGTGGTTCTTACGCGAGGGTGTGAAAA TGTCAAGAAGGATCTAGATGGAAAGCTGACGTACTTGGTGTCTTCTCACGTGGAGGGTTCCCTGAACATCGTGACCCTCATTCTGACCGGGCGAGCTACTCCGTATCTTCACAATGGAGTTGTTTACGTCGGTGATGAGGATCATTAC GCAATGCCTCAATTTGGAGTGTTATCCCGAAGTCCAGTGGGGTTGCTGGTGTGGTATGGTGGAGACGAATCTGGATCCAAGAACATCAATAAGTCCAACCCTGGATCCCGACTGAAGACTCCAGCTTTGCCTATTTGG GTAACAAGTTGCGCAGGACACTATGGGATACTATTTAATACCAACCGCGAGCTTCTTAGAAACTACCACGCTGAACGACG GTTCGACATCCACTACTACACGTGTGGTGGTTGCCACGTGCTGCTCAATGTTGACACTCGTGCGCACGACGAGTCATCCAGTACCATGAGAAACGACGACATCAGTGCTACTCCGCTTGAGAAACTTATACATACCAA GTGGCAAGACGCTAAGATCACTTGGACCGGACCTGGACCTACCGAAACTCCAAAATAA
- the LOC126382113 gene encoding inactive ubiquitin carboxyl-terminal hydrolase MINDY-4B isoform X3, which yields MNKDFGNRWKNLKSNLPVDKKADSLVTNKESLTKVVKIAKEKERVLYARNKYPPGSKPAVVGGKPITEELAMELRLTIFGTASCPPRGEWVRSPLVMRPADQPLGYGLAAPRNGCRSLLAGLQAHIIKWLLFDSRPIAKDNKSSLPPDTYLRPSEERQDEATWRACSEIIWRCAGGFNPQPGVEPTAIIALPTDNSYVPHSTQYYQDQITETVGGALLHLFEFKNLEDVQIFVKRYLHLFQAEEGPGALLLLYAVVLTRGCENVKKDLDGKLTYLVSSHVEGSLNIVTLILTGRATPYLHNGVVYVGDEDHYAMPQFGVLSRSPVGLLVWYGGDESGSKNINKSNPGSRLKTPALPIWVTSCAGHYGILFNTNRELLRNYHAERRFDIHYYTCGGCHVLLNVDTRAHDESSSTMRNDDISATPLEKLIHTKWQDAKITWTGPGPTETPK from the exons aacgaGTACTGTATGCTCGTAACAAGTACCCGCCGGGGTCCAAGCCTGCGGTCGTAGGAGGCAAGCCCATTACCGAAGAACTGGCTATG GAACTTCGCCTGACCATCTTCGGAACGGCGTCTTGTCCCCCGCGTGGAGAGTGGGTCCGTTCTCCCCTCGTCATGAGACCGGCAGACCAACCACTTGGCTACGGCCTCGCTGCTCCTCGTAACGGATGCAG GTCTCTGTTGGCTGGTCTTCAAGCTCACATCATCAAGTGGCTTCTGTTTGACTCCAGGCCTATTGCTAAAGATAATAAGAGTTCTTTACCGCCTGACAC CTACCTTCGGCCTTCAGAAGAGCGCCAAGACGAAGCGACATGGAGGGCTTGCAGTGAGATCATTTGGCGGTGCGCTGGCGGCTTCAATCCCCAACCGGGAGTAGAACCCACGGCTATCATAGCGCTACCCACTGATAACAGCTACGTGCCTCACAGCACTCAGTATTACCAAGATCAGATTACCGAGACG GTAGGTGGTGCGTTG CTGCACTTATTTGAGTTCAAGAATTTGGAAGATGTTCAGATCTTCGTGAAACGATATCTTCACTTG TTTCAAGCGGAAGAAGGGCCTGGAGCTTTGTTGCTGCTATATGCTGTGGTTCTTACGCGAGGGTGTGAAAA TGTCAAGAAGGATCTAGATGGAAAGCTGACGTACTTGGTGTCTTCTCACGTGGAGGGTTCCCTGAACATCGTGACCCTCATTCTGACCGGGCGAGCTACTCCGTATCTTCACAATGGAGTTGTTTACGTCGGTGATGAGGATCATTAC GCAATGCCTCAATTTGGAGTGTTATCCCGAAGTCCAGTGGGGTTGCTGGTGTGGTATGGTGGAGACGAATCTGGATCCAAGAACATCAATAAGTCCAACCCTGGATCCCGACTGAAGACTCCAGCTTTGCCTATTTGG GTAACAAGTTGCGCAGGACACTATGGGATACTATTTAATACCAACCGCGAGCTTCTTAGAAACTACCACGCTGAACGACG GTTCGACATCCACTACTACACGTGTGGTGGTTGCCACGTGCTGCTCAATGTTGACACTCGTGCGCACGACGAGTCATCCAGTACCATGAGAAACGACGACATCAGTGCTACTCCGCTTGAGAAACTTATACATACCAA GTGGCAAGACGCTAAGATCACTTGGACCGGACCTGGACCTACCGAAACTCCAAAATAA
- the LOC126382113 gene encoding inactive ubiquitin carboxyl-terminal hydrolase MINDY-4B isoform X6, whose translation MMMNNNCVIERVLYARNKYPPGSKPAVVGGKPITEELAMELRLTIFGTASCPPRGEWVRSPLVMRPADQPLGYGLAAPRNGCRSLLAGLQAHIIKWLLFDSRPIAKDNKSSLPPDTYLRPSEERQDEATWRACSEIIWRCAGGFNPQPGVEPTAIIALPTDNSYVPHSTQYYQDQITETVGGALLHLFEFKNLEDVQIFVKRYLHLFQAEEGPGALLLLYAVVLTRGCENVKKDLDGKLTYLVSSHVEGSLNIVTLILTGRATPYLHNGVVYVGDEDHYAMPQFGVLSRSPVGLLVWYGGDESGSKNINKSNPGSRLKTPALPIWVTSCAGHYGILFNTNRELLRNYHAERRFDIHYYTCGGCHVLLNVDTRAHDESSSTMRNDDISATPLEKLIHTKWQDAKITWTGPGPTETPK comes from the exons aacgaGTACTGTATGCTCGTAACAAGTACCCGCCGGGGTCCAAGCCTGCGGTCGTAGGAGGCAAGCCCATTACCGAAGAACTGGCTATG GAACTTCGCCTGACCATCTTCGGAACGGCGTCTTGTCCCCCGCGTGGAGAGTGGGTCCGTTCTCCCCTCGTCATGAGACCGGCAGACCAACCACTTGGCTACGGCCTCGCTGCTCCTCGTAACGGATGCAG GTCTCTGTTGGCTGGTCTTCAAGCTCACATCATCAAGTGGCTTCTGTTTGACTCCAGGCCTATTGCTAAAGATAATAAGAGTTCTTTACCGCCTGACAC CTACCTTCGGCCTTCAGAAGAGCGCCAAGACGAAGCGACATGGAGGGCTTGCAGTGAGATCATTTGGCGGTGCGCTGGCGGCTTCAATCCCCAACCGGGAGTAGAACCCACGGCTATCATAGCGCTACCCACTGATAACAGCTACGTGCCTCACAGCACTCAGTATTACCAAGATCAGATTACCGAGACG GTAGGTGGTGCGTTG CTGCACTTATTTGAGTTCAAGAATTTGGAAGATGTTCAGATCTTCGTGAAACGATATCTTCACTTG TTTCAAGCGGAAGAAGGGCCTGGAGCTTTGTTGCTGCTATATGCTGTGGTTCTTACGCGAGGGTGTGAAAA TGTCAAGAAGGATCTAGATGGAAAGCTGACGTACTTGGTGTCTTCTCACGTGGAGGGTTCCCTGAACATCGTGACCCTCATTCTGACCGGGCGAGCTACTCCGTATCTTCACAATGGAGTTGTTTACGTCGGTGATGAGGATCATTAC GCAATGCCTCAATTTGGAGTGTTATCCCGAAGTCCAGTGGGGTTGCTGGTGTGGTATGGTGGAGACGAATCTGGATCCAAGAACATCAATAAGTCCAACCCTGGATCCCGACTGAAGACTCCAGCTTTGCCTATTTGG GTAACAAGTTGCGCAGGACACTATGGGATACTATTTAATACCAACCGCGAGCTTCTTAGAAACTACCACGCTGAACGACG GTTCGACATCCACTACTACACGTGTGGTGGTTGCCACGTGCTGCTCAATGTTGACACTCGTGCGCACGACGAGTCATCCAGTACCATGAGAAACGACGACATCAGTGCTACTCCGCTTGAGAAACTTATACATACCAA GTGGCAAGACGCTAAGATCACTTGGACCGGACCTGGACCTACCGAAACTCCAAAATAA